GAGATCATCGGCACAAGCATTGCAGTGAGACTCATGGAAATTATTTTGAAAGAGTTGAGCAGATCACATAGTATGTAAGAGAACGAGGAAAGAGATGCTGGCAAAAGAAGAGGAGATTGTAGATGCTAAGGAAGAGGGTACTAGGTTTTTGCTTCAGCTCATGAGTTTTTATCAGCAGTCAAAGGTTAGAAGCTTAAAGCTCATTAAAAGCTTTTATATACAATTTATAGTGGACTCTTCAAAATCCGGCAATGGAAATCCCAAAGGAGGTTGAAAGAATGCATTAAGGAAAAAATAGGATAGATTTAATATAGCGCTTTTCTAAGAATTTCCATGTTTATAACTCCTGCCTTGAATATGGAGCCTGTTTTCACATTGTTTACAGCTATTACTGCTGGTGCAAATATTTGTGGATCTACTTTATATAGAAAGTCCCATCCATAGATCTTCACAAGTTCTGTAAACGATTTTCCATAGTCTTTCGATGCTAAGCTTGGGGCTTTCTCCACAAATCCTCTTAGCTTCTCATCATCATCAAACTCGACCATGTAAAATGTTGAGCCTCCGTAGAGAAGCATATCATTGGTTCTACCAGCCATTACAAGTGGATCTGGATGTAGTGGTGCTACTGGGCATACTCCAAAGCCATATCGAATTGTTTTTATGTCATAGCCTATGCTATGCAGTTTGAATATACCTGTTTCAACTATTCTAGCACTAACTTGCACACTTCCAGCTATGCTAGCTGGTGATACAAGAACTAGGTAAAGGTTTTGTGGCAAAACCTTGGTTTCGCTAGATATATATGCAACAACATCTTCAGATGGGTATCGATCTGTTTCTAGAACAAGCACAGCCTCATCTGATTGCTCTGAGTAGCCAAGGTAATCGAATAGTTTCTTTGGTTTTCTAGCCAATGCTCTTGCAGGTCCACTACCATTTGCAAAAAAGTCTTTCACTTGAATTCTCCAGCCAGCAAGCTGAGATGCCATGCAGGATTCAACTGGATAATCTGTGGAAACCTGAACAGCTGGCAAAAACACGTGGTCTAGCTGCACACCAGTTAATGTTACTGATGCTAATCCGCCAAGACATATTCGGGAAACAATTAGACCTGCCTCCAAACTTCCACGAGTCTTCACACCTGCATCAACTACTGTAGCTCCACCAATTTTTGTAGTGATTATTCCAAGCTCCTTCTCTCTTGAGATAGCATCTGAAACTATGTTTGCAGCTATTTTATTCATTGGCTTTGGAAAAGTGTGTGAACTTGTCATATAGACTCCTCCAAAAACTGTTTATACACATCTATAATATTTTTATTGTCTTCGTAAGATATTTGCAAAACTCCTCTTCCACTAGAAAGCACATCACCTATAAACGTAGCAAAGGGTTTGTTAAACGATATTCCCCTAACTTTTAGAGAAGGAACTATAGAATCTATGTAGAAACTTGGTGACATTGCCTCCACCCTACCACCAACAACAACTCTACCACCAGACATGCCAAAACCTGGGTATATACCAGCACTGCCTTTAACAACAATTGTTCCACTGGTAATGTCTGCACCAGCAAAGTTTTTCGCATTTCCATCAACAATTATTGCACCACCTCCAGCCCCCCAACCAAGATATGAACCAGCATTGCCGTGAATAACTATTGTTCCTCCCCTCATACCCTTTCCAGACTTCTCCCCGTGGAGTTTGCCACCAGCTCTATGCCCAACATCACCAAAAACCTCAATAGATCCTCCACGCATTTTACAACCAAGATAGTTTCTAGCAGAGCCATGCACAATTATGGATCCATTGCTCATTTTATATCCTGTAAAGTGTCCAACATCACCTTTAACAACTATTTTGCCACCACTCATCTTGTATCCTATAAAGCAAAGCTTGTTTGAGCTATTCTCAATGATTATCTCAATTGAGTTTGGGTCTTGAGATGCTTTTGAAGGTCCATCAACACTGAATAGAGTATCTAGAGTTGCTTCAGCTCCACCCTCTAAAATCCTTAGTTTTCTAATCTCATCTAGGCTTTTACCAGCAAACTTGTTTGGGGAAATGCTTCTAGCGTCAATCAAAACTTTTGGTGTTGAAACAAGCTTTAGAACATAGCTCACTCTACTCACCTGAGATGTGTTTTAATAGATACTTCAAATGGATTTCTAATCTCGTGTTTCCCAATAACGAAGTTGTCTAATGCAACTGTGTAGTACTGTTTGAATGCAGGTTCCAGATAACTCATCAAATTCTTTTCAACATCTTCTGGAATCTCTGGCTTGACATAGAATGTTTTTCCATAAACTGTTTTAACCACCTCACCCTCTTTAACAACAATTTCACCACTCTTTATAACCATCCACGCTCTGCTAAATGCTTTGATGAAAACATCATAGTTTTTGGATATGTCAACCTCATTTGGATTAATATCGTATATAGCAACATCGGCATCAGCACCAATACCCAAATGCCCTTTGAAACTCTCTACACCAAGAAGCTTTGCAGGCGATGCTCTAGTAACTATGGCTATGTCGTATAGGCTATACTCTCTATCTATTGATGGCAAAACAGATTTTCTCAAAGCTCTTTGGTTAACCTCCTTCATAGTGTCCTCCCTAGCTTTTTTGCTTACAAGCCATGCGAAAATCTTTGGATAGTCAAAGAATGTTCCAGCATTTGGATGATCAGTTGTTATAAAAACTCTCCACAAATCATTTGCTAGAAGAGCTATCTCCAAGCCAATAACCCACTGAATTGTATTGACATAGCTCTTCTTCCTATATCTATATGGAACTATGCCAGATGCTGAATCAATTTCTGTATCTGAGCTAGCCCACTTCCACCTAGTTAAATGATACAACACAAACTCAAATGGGGCATCCGCAGTCATTGTTGTAGCAGGTCTGCCGAGAATAACCTGCCCAAGGTCTAGAGTCGCATTCGGATTTCTGTTAAGCTCCTTAGCTATTTCCTCACCACCACTCTCCAGCGTTGCCCACGAATCCCCCTTGTAGCCAGTAAACTGAACATGCGTTATGTGCATTGCTGGCCCAGGAGCTAACCTTTTCACAGACTCTGAAAGAGTCATGGTCTTCAACGTTGTTACATAGTTTCCTGGATAACCAAGCCTGTTACAGTGAATGTGTACTTTGTGAGGAATGTTTATTACTTGAGCTGCTTCAGCAACAGCTGTTATTATTTCTTTTGGTGTAATGCCATAGAATGGTATTTCCTCATCAATATCGATACCCCTTCCCCTGAGAACCCATGCAACATCAGAACCAGGGTCAACAAGCTTTAGAGAATACGTTTTTGTGGCATATAGCAGCCATGCCAAGTAGGCTACAAGCAAATCTTTTTTACCTTCCTTTATAAGGTCTAGAACAATCCAGTTAGAATCCACCAAAACATATGCTGCTTTATCAATTATTGGAATACTGTTTAGTTCATGGTGTGTATGCCTTGTTTTTATAGGTGGTGTAGCTGGTTCAACAACAAATGTGTATCCAAGTCTTGCATATCCATATCCAATTCTATAGGCATTTGGAACTGTAAGCCCTGTTTCAGCTCTTGTGTATGGAAGCTTGTGTGGCTTATTAGTTAGGTAGTGGTCCTCTGGTCTTATCATTCTACCAACATTAACCTTAGGCCCTGCTATGTGAGAGTGAATATCTATTCCACCAGCCATAACAACCTTATTCTTAGCATCTACAACAACTGCTTTGCTTTCATCAATTTCTTTTGGATCAACAATTTTACCATTTTTAATGGCTATATCCATAACCTCTCCTTTAATATTATTTAGAGGATCAAACACAATACCATTTCTTATGAGAATCTCCATCACTTTGCCAACCCCTTAAACTCCTTAATTTTTTCAAGAAGCATTTCAAGAACATTTTTATCGCATAACACACCCTGTGGAGGATCCAAAACCTTTCTCATGTATATTGGAACCCCATCCATTCTGTAGGCAGTTCCCTCACACTCTATTCCTGTTAATCCTACAGGTATAACTATATCTGCGAATGATGTTGTTAAAGACCACTTGGCGTCAACTACTATTACAGGTATTTTTGATAAGTGCTCAACAGCTTTTCTTGGGAAGTGGGCAGCAGGATCTGAGGCTATTATTAAAGCAGCATCAACATCTCCATTTGCTAGAAGATCTGTTGCTGATGTTACTCCCACAAACATTCTTGGAAAGCCTCTTGCAAAATCAACTGAATATGGATAACCAGTATTCCACAGCAGAACATGGTTTGCTCCTGTAACATTGTAGTGTCCTCTCATTGGCAAGAGAACCCACTTTGTCCATTCATTGAGTTCTTGAACAAGCTTTATGGCCATTTCAATGTTTTTATATCTGGCATCGTTTTGTGTAAGCCCCATGCCAAAGAATATAACACCATATCTAGCTGTTCTCAAAATCTCTGCAAGCTCCAGTATCTTCTCCCTTGGAACACCAGCTACAGTAGGAGCTTCAATCTCCAAATCCCTTATAGCCATTCTCAAAGCTGTTAAAAGCTCCAGGTCTTTCCCAGGCTCAACCTGTATGAAAATATCTGCAAGTTCTGCACTCATAGTTTTTCTAACATCAATTACGATAATCTTTCTTTGCTTCCTGCCCTCAACAAATCTACCCTTTGACGTAATAAGTCTTGCAATGTGGTTTTGATGAGCCTCTCTAGGATTGCTACCCCAAAAAACTATAACATCTGCTAGGTGAAGCACTGGTGCAAATGTTGGTGTAACTGTTCCAACCTCTTGAGCAGCTAGAATTGTTGGCCCATGGCAAACAACAGATGTGTTGTCTATAGCTCCATGGAGAATCTCAGCAATTTCAACAGCTACATCAATTGCTTCTACGCATGTATTTGAAAGTCCATATATCAAAGGATATTTGGAGTTCACAAGAATTTTAGCTGCTTTCTCAATAGCGTTCTCCAAATCAGATTCAACAAACCTATTCCCATCTCTTACATAAGGCTTTAAAATTCTGTGTTTATGATAATTAAGAAACTTTGCTATGGATATGGAGCATCCACCAACATTTCTAACAATTCTCGTTCCATCAACTTCTATTGTTAGATAATCACACAAATCCCCGCAAAACGGGCATGTAACATTTTTCACAACTCTTTTTTCGCCAGATTTCACCTCAAGATCTATCATGGGAACCTCTGGAACCTTGGCTCCAAGACTCTTTAAAATTTCTTGCAAAGTTGTTTTTGGTTCTTGAGCAGGCTCCACTCTTGCTTTAGTGCTTTTGAAATATGGTATTCCAGTTCCATCAGTATCAGAATCAACTACAAAGTTTGCCCAGGGGCCCATTGGTATGAATATTGATCCTTTACCAACTTTCTCACTAGCCTTCACAGGTAGCACAACTGATCCATGATCTGTTACTATCTTAACTAAGTCCTTTACACCAAGCGTTTTTATATCCTCTGGATTCATCTCTGCATAGGCAACTGCATCTCCGTATTTGCTTGACCACTTACCCTCGCTCTCCATCCACATTCCTTGAGCAATAGATCTGCCAGTTACTAAAACAAATGTTTTCTGCATAGAGAATCTAAACCCTCACATCAATATCTTTAACTATTTCCAAAGCCTCTTTCAAGTGAAGATGGTAGGGACCTAGTTTACCACCATAGTTACCAGCATCTATTTTAACAACACCTGGAACAGTTGAAGCAGCTTTTATTGCTACACCCATTGCCTTAAGTACATATTCTTTCCTCAATCCATTTATAACAATTTCATACACACTATTGACCTCTGGTGGAATTCTAGAATCTTTCACAACACCTTTGAGAACAGGGCAATACAGGTGGTTTGTTGTTGCTCTAAGCTTTGGATATTTCAAAGAACCTACTTTAGAACCTGATCTAACTATTCCACCTGGGAAAGGTGTTACAACACCTCTCACATATTTCCTAATAGCTTTAACAGCTTTTTCAGCTGCTTGAAGCCCAGCCTCGCTATTTCTTGCAAGAATGAGTATGTTTCCACCTGCAACAGCTTTTACAACCCCAAAGCTATCTTCAACTATGAACTCGCCCTCCATAACTGGAATTCTCCAAATCTTTCTATTGCCAAGCACATCCTCTTTCTCAAAACCATCACCAAACTTCGCCAATGCCTTTCCAACACCCATTTTTCTTTTCGCCTTTGGCAAACCGTTGAATGCTGCTGTTGTTGGGGCTGTTAATATGCATTGACCAACTCTAGCAATTGTAACTAGTTTGAGGTTCGCAGGATCCGTGTGATATATTTGAATAGCTACACCAGGTCTTGAATCAGGGGTTATTCTCGGAGATAGAAGTGTTTCTATGCCACATTCACCAGGAGATGCAATAACCGATGTTCCAAAACCAGTTGCAACTCTAGCAGCTGTTAAAGCCCATTTAAAGCTCTTTGCGGTTACAATAATTCTTGTTGCGTACATGGGAAATGCTTCAGCAAATGTATCCTCAACTACTACAGAGCCTAGCTGAAGCAAAAGAATACACCACGTGCGATGCAGTAGTTTACTTCGCTATCAACTGTTTTGCAACACTCCAAGCCTCTTTATATTCAAAGATTCCCTTGGCAGACTCTACAGCACGCTTAAACAACTCTGCAAGAACCTTATTCTTTAGTGTACCTATTCTCAAAGCACCAACACCGTAAACCCCAGGCAAAATCTCTTTGTCATCATCATTTGGATCCAAACCCTCTACACCAGTTGGTGGAACAGCATTAACATCAGCAACAACTTTAACCCTTTTACCACAGTTTCTAAGAGTCTCTAAATTCAGCAGCCTTACACCCGCAGCCCCAGTTGCTAGAACTAAATCAGCATTTTCTATAGCTTTACACATCTCGTCTTGTGTATGCGCCTTAACACCAGTGACTACCTCAGCCCCAAGCTCCTTATTAACTCTATTCGCAACAGCAACAGCTTTCTCCATGCTGCGAGAAGTTACAAAAACTTTTGCACCTTCCATACCAAACATCACAGCAGCTGCTACTCCAACAGGGCCAGTACCAGCAAGAATAGCAACGTTTTTGTTTTTGAAATCTCCAAAGCCATGCTTTACACAAATCTGATACATCTTAGCAACAGCTGCAGCAGCAGTTGTGTTAGAACCACGGGGATCGACAACAACAGCAAATTCGAATGGTGGAAACATAGTTTTTTTAATTACCTCAACAATTTTCTCAACTTTCTCAACATCATATCCACCAACAAACATCTTTGTGTATCTAACACCCTTTGGACCTCTTGGAAACATAGCGTCTTGAACTATTCTCTGAGCATCAGCAGGCTCCACATTGCTATACAGCAAAATATGTGCATCTGGAAAGAGATCAGCAACCATCAATGGTTCAAATGGACTTACATGCTTATCGGTGTCTAAAAATAGAAACACTATTTTTGGTTGTTGTGAAGACATTTAGTCACCAAAATATGTAGTTATTGTATACAATTTAAAAACTCTTATTAAAATTATATTCGATTAAAAAGCTATTACCAGAATTGGTATTGACAAAGGTTTTTTGCTGAAATTAAAATACTTTGCTTTTTACATGGGAAGAAACCAAGTTTTAAAATGAGCATAGATAGTTAGATAGTCTATGCTGATTGAAGCATTGATGCAATTGTTTTTGCAGCTTCTGTAAATATCTTAAGAAGCTCTTTGTCATCATTTTTCAAATAGTCTATGAGTCTCCCCTCGTTTAATGCTTGTGAAAGCTCTGGTTTTATAGGTATTTCAGCAAGTATATTAACCCCCTCTACTCTGTATTCACCAAAGATTTTGTGGATAGTTCCACAAACTGGGCACTTGAAATAAGCCATGTTCACAACTGCTCCTAGAAGCCTTATTCCAGATATCCGCACAAACTCCTCAGCTTTTTTAACTACGTGAGCAACTAAATCACCTGGTGTTAAAACTAGAATAGCTCCTTTCACAAACGGTTTAAGCGATTGAGCAATTGTTAAATGCTCATCACCTGTTCCAGGAGGCATATCAACAATTATAAAGTCTCTAAAACCCCATTTAGTTTTTGAAACCAGCTCGATTATAGCTCTTGTTTTAAGAGGTCCTCTCCATACAATTGGGCTTTCCCTTCTATCTAGCAAAAGCTCGAAAGAGGCTATTGCAATGCCGTTAACCTCCAAAGGTGTTATATAACCCTCTACAGTAGCACCCATAAAACCAGATTCAGCACCCAAAATCCATGGAATACTAGGGCCATGAACATCGGCATCGAGAATAGCAACGCCATAGCCAAGCTCCTTCAAAGCTATGGCCAAGGCTGCTGAAACAAATGATTTTCCAACACCACCCTTACCACTCATAACAGCAACAACATTTTTTACACTCCTCAGATTCTCAATGTCTATACGCATCACCATCAAAATCACCACAACACATTGATTTATACTGATTAAGAAAATGATTTAAGCACACAAGAATATATCTTTAAACACTATAACAGTTTTAATTGACTCACCAAATATATTATTACACCAGG
The DNA window shown above is from Ignisphaera cupida and carries:
- the mch gene encoding methenyltetrahydromethanopterin cyclohydrolase, which produces MTSSHTFPKPMNKIAANIVSDAISREKELGIITTKIGGATVVDAGVKTRGSLEAGLIVSRICLGGLASVTLTGVQLDHVFLPAVQVSTDYPVESCMASQLAGWRIQVKDFFANGSGPARALARKPKKLFDYLGYSEQSDEAVLVLETDRYPSEDVVAYISSETKVLPQNLYLVLVSPASIAGSVQVSARIVETGIFKLHSIGYDIKTIRYGFGVCPVAPLHPDPLVMAGRTNDMLLYGGSTFYMVEFDDDEKLRGFVEKAPSLASKDYGKSFTELVKIYGWDFLYKVDPQIFAPAVIAVNNVKTGSIFKAGVINMEILRKALY
- a CDS encoding formylmethanofuran dehydrogenase subunit C → MSYVLKLVSTPKVLIDARSISPNKFAGKSLDEIRKLRILEGGAEATLDTLFSVDGPSKASQDPNSIEIIIENSSNKLCFIGYKMSGGKIVVKGDVGHFTGYKMSNGSIIVHGSARNYLGCKMRGGSIEVFGDVGHRAGGKLHGEKSGKGMRGGTIVIHGNAGSYLGWGAGGGAIIVDGNAKNFAGADITSGTIVVKGSAGIYPGFGMSGGRVVVGGRVEAMSPSFYIDSIVPSLKVRGISFNKPFATFIGDVLSSGRGVLQISYEDNKNIIDVYKQFLEESI
- a CDS encoding formylmethanofuran dehydrogenase subunit A, with protein sequence MEILIRNGIVFDPLNNIKGEVMDIAIKNGKIVDPKEIDESKAVVVDAKNKVVMAGGIDIHSHIAGPKVNVGRMIRPEDHYLTNKPHKLPYTRAETGLTVPNAYRIGYGYARLGYTFVVEPATPPIKTRHTHHELNSIPIIDKAAYVLVDSNWIVLDLIKEGKKDLLVAYLAWLLYATKTYSLKLVDPGSDVAWVLRGRGIDIDEEIPFYGITPKEIITAVAEAAQVINIPHKVHIHCNRLGYPGNYVTTLKTMTLSESVKRLAPGPAMHITHVQFTGYKGDSWATLESGGEEIAKELNRNPNATLDLGQVILGRPATTMTADAPFEFVLYHLTRWKWASSDTEIDSASGIVPYRYRKKSYVNTIQWVIGLEIALLANDLWRVFITTDHPNAGTFFDYPKIFAWLVSKKAREDTMKEVNQRALRKSVLPSIDREYSLYDIAIVTRASPAKLLGVESFKGHLGIGADADVAIYDINPNEVDISKNYDVFIKAFSRAWMVIKSGEIVVKEGEVVKTVYGKTFYVKPEIPEDVEKNLMSYLEPAFKQYYTVALDNFVIGKHEIRNPFEVSIKTHLR
- a CDS encoding formylmethanofuran dehydrogenase subunit B, with translation MQKTFVLVTGRSIAQGMWMESEGKWSSKYGDAVAYAEMNPEDIKTLGVKDLVKIVTDHGSVVLPVKASEKVGKGSIFIPMGPWANFVVDSDTDGTGIPYFKSTKARVEPAQEPKTTLQEILKSLGAKVPEVPMIDLEVKSGEKRVVKNVTCPFCGDLCDYLTIEVDGTRIVRNVGGCSISIAKFLNYHKHRILKPYVRDGNRFVESDLENAIEKAAKILVNSKYPLIYGLSNTCVEAIDVAVEIAEILHGAIDNTSVVCHGPTILAAQEVGTVTPTFAPVLHLADVIVFWGSNPREAHQNHIARLITSKGRFVEGRKQRKIIVIDVRKTMSAELADIFIQVEPGKDLELLTALRMAIRDLEIEAPTVAGVPREKILELAEILRTARYGVIFFGMGLTQNDARYKNIEMAIKLVQELNEWTKWVLLPMRGHYNVTGANHVLLWNTGYPYSVDFARGFPRMFVGVTSATDLLANGDVDAALIIASDPAAHFPRKAVEHLSKIPVIVVDAKWSLTTSFADIVIPVGLTGIECEGTAYRMDGVPIYMRKVLDPPQGVLCDKNVLEMLLEKIKEFKGLAK
- the fhcD gene encoding formylmethanofuran--tetrahydromethanopterin N-formyltransferase, with protein sequence MLQLGSVVVEDTFAEAFPMYATRIIVTAKSFKWALTAARVATGFGTSVIASPGECGIETLLSPRITPDSRPGVAIQIYHTDPANLKLVTIARVGQCILTAPTTAAFNGLPKAKRKMGVGKALAKFGDGFEKEDVLGNRKIWRIPVMEGEFIVEDSFGVVKAVAGGNILILARNSEAGLQAAEKAVKAIRKYVRGVVTPFPGGIVRSGSKVGSLKYPKLRATTNHLYCPVLKGVVKDSRIPPEVNSVYEIVINGLRKEYVLKAMGVAIKAASTVPGVVKIDAGNYGGKLGPYHLHLKEALEIVKDIDVRV
- a CDS encoding methylene-tetrahydromethanopterin dehydrogenase N-terminal domain-containing protein, whose protein sequence is MSSQQPKIVFLFLDTDKHVSPFEPLMVADLFPDAHILLYSNVEPADAQRIVQDAMFPRGPKGVRYTKMFVGGYDVEKVEKIVEVIKKTMFPPFEFAVVVDPRGSNTTAAAAVAKMYQICVKHGFGDFKNKNVAILAGTGPVGVAAAVMFGMEGAKVFVTSRSMEKAVAVANRVNKELGAEVVTGVKAHTQDEMCKAIENADLVLATGAAGVRLLNLETLRNCGKRVKVVADVNAVPPTGVEGLDPNDDDKEILPGVYGVGALRIGTLKNKVLAELFKRAVESAKGIFEYKEAWSVAKQLIAK
- a CDS encoding P-loop NTPase, which gives rise to MVMRIDIENLRSVKNVVAVMSGKGGVGKSFVSAALAIALKELGYGVAILDADVHGPSIPWILGAESGFMGATVEGYITPLEVNGIAIASFELLLDRRESPIVWRGPLKTRAIIELVSKTKWGFRDFIIVDMPPGTGDEHLTIAQSLKPFVKGAILVLTPGDLVAHVVKKAEEFVRISGIRLLGAVVNMAYFKCPVCGTIHKIFGEYRVEGVNILAEIPIKPELSQALNEGRLIDYLKNDDKELLKIFTEAAKTIASMLQSA